Proteins encoded in a region of the Saccharomyces eubayanus strain FM1318 chromosome V, whole genome shotgun sequence genome:
- the RAD3 gene encoding TFIIH/NER complex ATP-dependent 5'-3' DNA helicase subunit RAD3 — MKFYIDDLPVLFPYPKIYPEQYNYMCDIKRTLDVGGNSILEMPSGTGKTVSLLSLTIAYQMHYPEHRKIIYCSRTMSEIEKALVELENLMDYRTKEMGYQEDFRGLGLTSRKNLCLHPEVSKERKGTVVDEKCRRMTNGQARRKAEEDPDANVELCEYHENLYNIEVEDYLPKGVFSFEKLLKYCEEKTLCPYFIVRRMISLCNIIIYSYHYLLDPKIAERVSNEVSKDSIVIFDEAHNIDNVCIESLSLDLTTDALRRATRGANALDERITEVRKVDSQKLQDEYEKLVQGLHSADILTNQEEPFVETPVLPQDLLTEAIPGNIRRAEHFVSFLKRLIEYLKTRMKVLHVISETPKSFLQHLKQLTFIERKPLRFCSERLSLLVRTLEVAEVEDFNALKDIATFATLISTYEEGFLLIIEPYEIENAAVPNPIMRFTCLDASIAIKPVFEKFSSVIITSGTISPLDMYPRMLNFKTVLQKSYAMTLAKKSFLPMIITKGSDQVAISSRFEIRNDPSIVRNYGSMLVEFAKITPDGMVVFFPSYLYMESIVSMWQTMGILDEVWKHKLILVETPDAQETSLALETYRKACSNGRGAILLSVARGKVSEGIDFDHQYGRTVLMIGIPFQYTESRILKARLEFMRENYRIRENDFLSFDAMRHAAQCLGRVLRGKDDYGVMVLADRRFSRKRSQLPKWIAQGLSDADLNLSTDMAISNTKQFLRTMAQPTDPKDQEGVSVWSYDDLIKHQNSKNNKGGFIESKSKGEQEQDEDEDIDMQ; from the coding sequence ATGAAGTTCTATATAGATGATTTACCAGTGCTCTTTCCTTACCCAAAGATATATCCTGAGCAATATAACTATATGTGCGACATCAAAAGGACTTTAGATGTAGGTGGAAACAGTATCTTGGAAATGCCTTCAGGAACAGGTAAAACTGTCTCATTATTATCGCTCACAATTGCCTATCAAATGCACTATCCAGAGCATAGAAAAATCATATATTGTTCACGTACCATGTCCGAAATCGAGAAAGCTTTGGTAGAACTGGAAAACCTTATGGATTATAGAACCAAGGAAATGGGCTACCAGGAAGATTTTCGAGGTCTTGGCTTaacatcaagaaagaaTCTGTGTTTGCATCCTGAAGTCAGTAAGGAACGAAAAGGTACAGTAGTCGACGAAAAATGTCGTAGAATGACGAATGGCCAGGCGAGGAGAAAAGCAGAGGAAGATCCGGACGCCAATGTAGAATTGTGCGAATACCATGAGAATTTATACAATATCGAAGTGGAAGATTATCTTCCAAAAGGTGTATTTtcctttgaaaaacttttaaAATACtgtgaagaaaaaacccTTTGTCCATATTTCATTGTCCGTCGTATGATTTCTCTTTGTaacattattatttattcttaCCATTATCTATTAGACCCTAAAATCGCCGAAAGAGTCTCCAATGAAGTTTCCAAAGACAGTATAGTCATTTTTGATGAAGCGCACAATATTGATAATGTGTGTATCGAATCTTTGTCCTTAGATTTAACAACAGATGCGTTGAGAAGAGCTACAAGAGGTGCCAATGCGTTAGACGAACGTATTACCGAAGTTAGAAAAGTTGATTCAcaaaaattacaagatgAATACGAAAAGTTAGTTCAGGGTTTACACTCTGCTGATATCCTTACCAACCAAGAGGAACCATTTGTGGAAACGCCAGTTTTACCTCAAGATCTTTTAACAGAAGCAATCCCGGGAAATATACGGAGAGCTGAACATTTCGTTTCGTTTTTGAAGAGACTTATAGAGTATCTGAAAACCAGAATGAAGGTACTCCATGTCATTTCTGAAACACCTAAATCATTCCTACAACATTTAAAACAGCTGACATTTATAGAAAGGAAACCTCTTCGATTCTGTTCCGAAAGACTGTCGTTACTTGTAAGAACTTTGGAAGTCGCAGAGGTGGAAGATTTTAATGCATTGAAGGACATAGCAACATTTGCCACTCTTATCTCAACGTACGAAGAAGGGTTCTTGCTAATTATTGAACCATacgaaattgaaaacgCCGCCGTTCCAAATCCAATTATGAGATTCACCTGTTTGGATGCATCGATTGCCATCAAACCAgttttcgaaaaattttcttctgttattattacttCAGGGACTATATCGCCATTGGACATGTACCCAAGGATGTTAAACTTCAAGActgttcttcaaaagtCTTACGCTATGACGTTGGCTAAAAAGTCGTTTTTACCGATGATCATTACCAAGGGATCCGATCAAGttgcaatttcttcaagatttgaaattagAAATGATCCTAGTATCGTCCGTAATTATGGTTCCATGCTAGTAGAATTTGCCAAAATTACACCTGATGGGATGGTTGTGTTTTTCCCCTCGTACCTGTATATGGAAAGTATTGTTTCGATGTGGCAGACAATGGGTATTCTTGACGAAGTTTGGAAGCACAAATTAATCTTAGTTGAAACACCAGATGCCCAAGAAACATCTTTAGCTTTGGAGACATACAGAAAAGCCTGCTCAAACGGACGGGGGGCAATATTGCTTTCTGTTGCTAGAGGCAAGGTTTCAGAAGGTATTGATTTTGATCATCAATACGGAAGAACCGTACTAATGATAGGTATTCCCTTTCAATACACAGAATCACGTATTTTGAAAGCTCGTTTGGAATTCATGAGGGAGAACTATCGTATTAGAGAGAACGATTTCTTATCTTTTGATGCCATGAGACATGCTGCACAATGTTTGGGAAGAGTCTTGAGAGGTAAGGACGATTACGGTGTTATGGTATTAGCAGACCGTAGATTTTCCAGGAAAAGAAGTCAATTACCAAAGTGGATTGCCCAGGGTTTATCAGACGCTGACTTAAATCTTTCTACTGATATGGCTATATCTAACACCAAACAATTTTTAAGGACAATGGCCCAACCCACGGACCCTAAAGACCAAGAAGGTGTATCTGTATGGAGCTATGATGATTTAATAAAGCATCAAAATAGTAAAAACAACAAGGGGGGGTTTATTGAAAGCAAAAGTAAAGgggaacaagaacaagatgaagacgaggatATAGATATGCAGTAA
- the BCK2 gene encoding Bck2p, which translates to MPKNNHHHRSSSVSSTKNRSTESTNKWKIPHYYRRSASGSTQASPNRSSSTEACSTPILPTMNVMSSPKKVLLEEPRDNKAKKTSRKKSGEMVFVNYTVQDTANEEDTDLKSEPAPVPAPKAKLKKKSSKRRMLKIFGSSKNEHIEDIVEEQPMVLQTDLQPQSQSQSGTPTSEHGFDPSSLTSKRSYNSFLKHNRLHGKTSFSSGLSFPSLNMMGNASDISIEKSGFGCVNEVVPKSTHNPSLAKPPSRFDENERNSPNLSNIPLLNTKNTRLKYNKVASQNSDQQRLQESGLYHSNESFSFKDHSTSTNKSSLSLNSDSGTSHFTKHSPDSPRTSRSFNCGDSQSRAKLPEENDASIAFSKMFTRKRANTGGSTCSLASPTISQAIQQSNMKVNKLPTQRTTSVSSLSSMSNRYSPIRVASPGRPRSGTRGSSLYRLSRDLNSLPSVTDLPEMDSTTPVNEIFLDSQLQYKNSGGKHGHRKKQESISDAQRNQNANSHISTPSSSLVTPPYYMTGFTLPSSASASSTPNVLETNNMNLVQSANVATSSRPFSNFSSFEKEYNNENDGTAETSAFNTPLENIPALKGIPRSTLEENEEEDVLVQDVQTTTNFRRRDAIGMDAHRKEDSLDFSSLMPHGSTTNSSIVDSVMTNSVSTTTSNATGNYFQDQEKYTLVNTGLGLSDANLDHFIRTQFKQASKLDSNSMGNRVSYNGSITNNNDPTRANLQVYTEFDFENPESFFHEQSKLLGEMSHGNNNGDNDISMNEPKSADTFIGNISPDTSATVSLGDLMSSNVSNNSERNFYDGHTFVPQFQQNSSIEDSSNQNMAPVTNNDIDNNLQSFYFDNNH; encoded by the coding sequence CGCTCCACGGAATCTACgaacaaatggaaaattcCGCACTATTACCGTAGATCCGCAAGCGGTAGTACGCAAGCTTCGCCAAATAGAAGCTCTTCAACTGAGGCATGTAGCACACCTATACTGCCTACCATGAACGTAATGTCCAGCCCGAAGAAAGTTTTACTGGAAGAGCCCAGGGACAAcaaagcaaagaagacaagCAGAAAGAAATCGGGAGAAATGGTCTTTGTCAATTATACTGTACAAGACACAGCCAATGAAGAGGACACAGATCTGAAAAGTGAGCCTGCGCCTGTCCCAGCACCAAAGGCAAagttaaagaagaaatcttcTAAAAGGAGAATGCTAAAGATATTTGGATCGTCAAAAAACGAGCATATCGAAGACATCGTCGAAGAACAGCCGATGGTCCTCCAGACCGATTTACAGCCACAGTCACAGTCACAATCGGGAACCCCCACTTCAGAACATGGTTTTGATCCCTCATCATTGACTTCCAAAAGATCCTACAATTCGTTTTTGAAACACAATAGACTGCATGGTAaaacttcattttctagCGGCCTGTCTTTCCCATCTTTAAACATGATGGGAAATGCTAGTGATATCAGTATTGAGAAGAGTGGATTTGGTTGCGTAAATGAAGTGGTTCCGAAATCAACTCACAATCCTTCCTTGGCGAAGCCGCCATCTAGGTTTGATGAGAATGAAAGGAACTCACCCAACTTATCAAATATACCCCTTTTGAACACAAAAAATACAAGACTGAAGTATAATAAAGTCGCGTCTCAGAATTCGGACCAACAAAGATTACAAGAAAGTGGCTTGTATCATTCTAACGAATCATTCAGTTTCAAAGATCATAGCACAAGTACCAATAAGTCTTCTTTGAGTTTAAATTCTGACTCTGGGACTTCCCACTTCACAAAGCATTCACCTGATTCACCAAGAACTTCAAGATCCTTCAACTGCGGAGACTCACAAAGTAGAGCCAAGTTGCCAGAGGAAAATGACGCTTCTATTGCATTTAGTAAAATGTTTACTAGAAAACGAGCTAACACTGGCGGGTCCACGTGTTCGCTAGCCTCGCCAACCATTTCACAAGCCATTCAACAATCAAACATGAAAGTCAATAAACTACCGACTCAAAGAACAACCTCAGTAAGCTCTTTGTCATCTATGTCAAACCGTTACTCCCCAATAAGAGTTGCGTCCCCCGGGCGACCAAGATCCGGAACACGCGGGTCTTCCCTTTATAGATTATCGAGGGATTTGAACTCTTTACCAAGTGTCACTGACTTACCGGAAATGGATAGTACAACCCCAGTCAATGAAATATTCTTAGATAGCCAACTGCAGTATAAAAACAGCGGTGGAAAACATGGGCACAGGAAAAAACAAGAGTCTATTTCTGATGCtcaaagaaaccaaaatgCAAATTCACACATCTCAACACCATCCTCTTCCCTCGTGACGCCCCCTTATTACATGACGGGGTTTACACTACCAAGTTCGGCGTCAGCATCTTCAACGCCAAATGTGCTCGAAACAAATAATATGAATTTGGTTCAAAGTGCCAACGTTGCTACAAGCTCCCGACCCTTTAGTAACTTCtcctcttttgaaaaagaatacaacAACGAGAACGACGGAACTGCGGAAACATCGGCATTCAATACCCCATTGGAAAATATACCAGCTTTAAAGGGTATACCCAGATCTACTTTGGAagagaatgaagaagaagatgttcTAGTGCAAGATGTTCAGACCACTACTAATTTTCGAAGAAGAGACGCTATAGGGATGGACGCTCATAGGAAAGAGGACAGTTTAGATTTTAGCTCTTTAATGCCACATGGCAGTACAACTAATAGCAGCATCGTGGATTCCGTAATGACAAACTCGGTATCCACTACCACAAGCAATGCAACCGGCAACTATTTCCAAGATCAAGAGAAATATACACTGGTGAATACGGGACTGGGTTTGAGTGATGCAAATCTCGACCATTTTATCAGAACTCAATTCAAGCAAGCTTCTAAATTAGATTCGAACAGTATGGGGAACCGTGTTTCTTATAATGGTTCAAttactaataataatgatcCAACAAGGGCCAATTTGCAAGTATATACTGAATtcgattttgaaaatccagAGTCTTTTTTCCATGAACAATCAAAATTACTGGGTGAAATGAGCCAtggtaataataatggcGATAATGACATCAGTATGAATGAGCCAAAATCGGCAGACACTTTCATAGGCAATATATCCCCAGACACCTCCGCAACCGTTTCATTGGGCGACTTGATGAGTTCAAACGTCTCAAATAATAGTGAAAGAAATTTCTACGACGGCCACACCTTTGTTCCacaatttcaacaaaactCGTCTATAGAAGATTCAAGCAATCAAAATATGGCACCAGTTACGAATAACGACATCGACAATAATCTACagtctttttattttgataatAACCACTAA
- the RPH1 gene encoding Rph1p: protein MTKPIAPSEVVGGIPVFKPTYEQFEDFYSYCKAINKYGMKSGVVKVIPPPEWKKKLDLPHSAETLQKIKIRSPIQQHISGNKGLFMVQNVEKNKTYNIIQWKDLSKDYVPPEDPKSRRDSRKNSVSKSSKLKLKNFESSFNIDDFEQFKTENTVDLSDFENPERLKFLEEYYWKTLNFTTPMYGADTPGSIFPENLDVWNVAKLPNILDHMETKVPGVNDSYLYAGLWKASFSWHLEDQDLYSINYIHFGAPKQWYSIPQEDKFKFYKFMQEQFPEEAKNCPEFLRHKMFLASPKLLHENGIRCNEIVHHAGEFMITYPYGYHAGFNYGYNLAESVNFALEEWLPIGKKAGKCNCISDSVEIDVKKLAKSWKDHDNKDPKDALPLNQLPNPALPLPHRPTLKEMENSSLRSTSPDVGHFSSFKTKSSGVSSPLLSRMKDYSNIVEPTLEDPTLKLKRISSFQELPSTKILKRETSQLLTDNEDSIVAMSLTSMANSAASSPRLPLSRLNSSNELSNTQPLLDMTNNTLAFPRPNGPSGLNPLLYISNKNVNGISHSAPHSPVNPNISLIKRVKSPNIVTLNISRESSRSPISLNSEVRQQLQQQQQQQQQQQQQQQHSQLHSFSTPSTVSNLSNCVLGPLTDPSDIKIPHPERSFHRPTNRMLKKELSTERSRSNPLLLKVASMCEEETFTSENIDSDREPSSPLQTSKFAPEEIVLSGKNKIYVCKECQRKFSSGHHLTRHKKSVHSGEKPHSCPKCGKRFKRRDHVLQHLNKKIPCVPNDTSVVAPLLNPTVQPQDEKTAINQQSTSLN, encoded by the coding sequence ATGACTAAACCAATCGCTCCTTCAGAGGTCGTGGGCGGAATACCCGTCTTCAAGCCCACGTACGAGCAATTCGAAGATTTCTATTCATATTGCAAGGCGATAAACAAATACGGTATGAAAAGCGGTGTGGTGAAAGTTATTCCGCCGCCAGagtggaagaagaagttggaTTTGCCCCATTCTGCGGAGACTTTAcagaaaatcaaaattagATCGCCCATTCAGCAACATATATCCGGGAATAAAGGCCTGTTCATGGTACAGAACGTGGAGAAGAACAAGACGTATAATATCATACAATGGAAAGACCTATCGAAGGATTACGTGCCTCCAGAGGACCCTAAATCGAGACGGGACTCTAGGAAGAATTCTGTCTCAAAGTCTTCCAAATTGAAACTGAAGAATTTTGAGTCCTCTTTCAACATCGACgattttgaacaattcaAAACGGAAAACACGGTAGACTTatctgattttgaaaatccagAAAGGTTGAAGTTTTTGGAAGAGTATTACTGGAAAACGCTAAACTTTACAACGCCCATGTACGGCGCGGATACTCCGGGATCCATATTTCCTGAAAACCTAGACGTTTGGAACGTGGCCAAGCTACCGAACATCTTAGACCATATGGAAACAAAGGTCCCTGGTGTAAACGACTCCTACCTCTACGCTGGCCTATGGAAGgcctctttttcttggcaCTTGGAGGACCAAGACTTATATTCCATAAACTACATCCATTTTGGCGCCCCAAAACAATGGTATTCGATACCTCAGGAagacaaattcaaattttacAAGTTTATGCAGGAACAATTTCCTGAGGAAGCCAAGAACTGTCCCGAATTTCTAAGACATAAAATGTTTTTGGCGTCCCCCAAACTCCTGCACGAAAACGGTATACGATGCAACGAAATAGTTCATCATGCAGGCGAGTTTATGATTACCTACCCATATGGTTATCATGCAGGGTTCAATTACGGCTACAACCTAGCCGAATCGGTGAACTTCGCTCTAGAAGAGTGGCTGCCGATCGGAAAGAAAGCTGGGAAATGCAATTGTATTTCCGACTCAGTGGAGATAGATGTTAAAAAATTGGCcaaatcttggaaagaCCATGATAATAAGGACCCGAAAGATGCACTCCCTCTCAATCAATTACCAAACCCTGCTCTTCCCTTGCCTCACAGGCCAACACTAAAGGAAATGGAGAATAGTTCACTTCGATCCACAAGCCCAGATGTCGgtcatttttcaagtttcaaaacaaagagtTCGGGTGTTTCTTCACCACTACTATCACGTATGAAAGACTATTCCAATATCGTCGAACCCACGCTAGAAGACCCGACTTTGAAACTGAAAAGgatttcatcttttcaGGAATTGCCTTCAACCAAAAtactgaaaagagaaacttCACAATTGCTCACAGACAACGAAGACAGTATAGTGGCCATGAGCTTGACTTCAATGGCGAATAGCGCCGCGTCTTCTCCAAGATTACCATTGTCAAGATTGAATTCATCCAATGAGCTTTCGAATACCCAACCACTACTTGACATGACTAATAACACTCTTGCATTCCCACGACCTAATGGGCCGTCCGGTTTAAATcctttattatatatttccAACAAGAACGTGAACGGAATTTCCCATTCTGCACCCCATTCCCCAGTGAATCCCaatatatcattaataAAGAGAGTCAAGTCTCCCAACATTGTAACATTAAATATATCCAGAGAGTCGTCCAGAAGCCCTATATCATTGAATTCCGAGGTAAGGCAACAActgcaacaacaacaacaacaacaacaacaacaacaacaacaacaacagcattCGCAACTACATTCATTCTCAACCCCATCCACCGTGTCAAATCTATCCAATTGTGTGCTTGGGCCATTAACTGACCCAAGTGACATAAAAATACCGCATCCTGAAAGGTCATTCCATCGCCCAACGAATAGAATGCTCAAAAAGGAACTGTCAACAGAGAGGTCGAGGTCCAATCCTTTACTTCTAAAGGTTGCATCCATGTGTGAAGAAGAGACGTTCACCAGTGAAAACATCGATTCGGACAGGGAACCATCCTCCCCTCTACAAACTTCTAAATTTGCTCCCGAGGAAATTGTACTATCAGGTAAAAACAAGATTTACGTTTGTAAAGAGTGCCAGAGAAAGTTTTCTTCTGGTCATCATCTCACCAGGCACAAAAAATCAGTTCACTCTGGGGAGAAGCCTCACTCCTGCCCCAAATGTGGCAAAAGATTCAAGAGAAGAGATCATGTCCTGCAGcatttgaacaagaaaatacctTGTGTTCCAAACGACACGTCTGTAGTGGCCCCTCTCTTGAACCCTACTGTGCAACCGCAGGATGAGAAGACGGCCATTAATCAACAAAGTACATCTTTAAACTGA
- the CCA1 gene encoding tRNA adenylyltransferase, whose translation MLRSTIPLLMKSIPQKAMTNPTFALQAPKITLTKVEQNICNLLNDYMDLYNGEHQNKPEPLTLRITGGWVRDKLLGQGSHDLDIAINVMTGEQFATGLNDYLQQHYAKYGVKPHNIHKIDKNPEKSKHLETATTKLFGVEVDFVNLRSEKYTELSRIPKVCFGTPEEDALRRDATLNALFYNIQKGEVEDFTRRGLRDLKEGILRTPLPAKQTFLDDPLRVLRLIRFASRFNFAIDPEVMAEMGDPQINSAFNSKISRERVGVEMEKILIGPTPLLALQLIQKAHLDNVIFFWHNDKSVVEFNEKNCQDINKIKHVYDDNILNSHLQSFIELYPMFLEKLPILRKKIGQSHSFQQNFILSAILSPMANLQIIGNPKKKLNNLLSVPESIVKEGLKLSKNDAVIIARTVDSLGSYEELVSRFTNGSLLQKSEIGIFLRSFIGEWEIAHFTSLLDAFLKIPRSETGRTESLLQNYNAFYSYIYDNSLEDCHELKPIVDGKQMAKVLEMKPGPWLGKINNEAIRWQFDNPEGTDTELITHLKAILPKYL comes from the coding sequence ATGCTACGATCCACTATACCCCTACTGATGAAAAGTATCCCGCAGAAGGCAATGACTAACCCTACCTTCGCCTTACAGGCACCCAAGATCACTTTGACCAAAGTGGAACAAAATATCTGCAACTTGCTTAACGACTATATGGATCTGTACAACGGAGAGCACCAGAATAAACCCGAGCCATTGACGCTTCGAATCACGGGCGGATGGGTGCGCGACAAGCTGCTGGGCCAAGGTTCTCACGATCTAGATATCGCCATCAATGTCATGACCGGTGAACAATTTGCGACTGGTTTGAACGACTACTTGCAGCAGCATTATGCCAAGTATGGAGTCAAGCCACATAATATCCACAAGATTGACAAGAACCCTGAGAAATCGAAGCATCTGGAGACCGCTACCACTAAGCTGTTTGGTGTTGAAGTGGATTTTGTAAATTTGAGATCTGAAAAGTACACTGAACTTTCTAGAATCCCTAAAGTGTGCTTCGGTACACCTGAAGAAGACGCCTTGAGAAGAGATGCTACATTAAACGCTCTTTTctataatattcaaaaggGTGAAGTGGAAGACTTCACCCGGAGGGGTCTGCGAGACCTGAAAGAAGGTATTCTGCGTACTCCGCTTCCTGCCAAACAAACGTTTTTGGATGACCCCTTGAGAGTGCTAAGATTAATCCGTTTTGCCTCTAGATTCAACTTCGCCATAGATCCGGAAGTCATGGCTGAAATGGGCGACCCACAGATCAATTCTGCCTTCAATTCCAAAATTTCTAGAGAACGTGTTGGTGTAGAAATGGAGAAAATCCTAATAGGTCCAACTCCACTATTGGCTTTGCAGCTGATTCAAAAAGCACATTTAGATAACgtcatatttttttggcatAACGACAAATCAGTGGTAGAATTCAACGAGAAAAACTGCCAagatataaataaaatcaaGCACGTCTACGATGATAACATACTGAACTCACACCTGCAAAGTTTCATAGAATTATATCCAATGTTCTTGGAGAAACTTCccattttgagaaaaaagattgGTCAATCACATAGTTTCCAGCAGAACTTTATACTAAGTGCGATTTTGTCCCCCATGGCCAATTTACAAATCATTGGAAACCCTAAGAAGAAACTTAATAACTTGTTATCCGTCCCAGAAAGTATTGTGAAAGAAGGGTTAAAGTTGAGTAAAAATGACGCAGTGATCATTGCAAGAACTGTAGATTCATTGGGGTCGTACGAGGAATTGGTTTCGAGATTTACAAATGGCTCGCTGTTGCAAAAATCGGAAATCGGTATATTCTTGAGAAGTTTCATTGGCGAATGGGAAATCGCTCATTTCACGTCCCTCTTAGATgcatttttaaaaattccCAGATCTGAAACCGGAAGAACTGAGTCTCTTCTCCAAAATTACAACGCATTTTATTCTTATATATACGACAATAGTTTGGAAGATTGCCACGAACTAAAACCCATAGTGGACGGCAAGCAAATGGCAAAAGTACTGGAAATGAAACCTGGCCCGTGGTTAGGTAAGATTAATAATGAGGCAATCAGGTGGCAGTTTGATAACCCTGAAGGAACCGATACTGAGTTAATAACCCATTTGAAAGCCATACTACCAAAATATCTATAA
- the ADK2 gene encoding adenylate kinase ADK2 yields the protein MTANEKQITRLLKPLRLLLLGAPGSGKGTQTSMLLKQIPQLSSLSSGDILRQEIKSESTLGRKAATYIAQGKLLPDDLITQLITFRLSKMGWLKPPATWLLDGFPRTTAQASTLDGILKQHNTDLNLVVELDVPESAILERIENRYVHVPSGRVYNLQYNPPKVPGLDDITGEPLTKRLDDTVEVFKKRLEEFKKTNEPLKMYYKKSGLLCTVSGESSDIIFPKLLNLITSKFGQ from the coding sequence ATGACAGCGAACGAGAAACAAATAACACGACTGCTCAAACCCCTAAGGCTTTTGTTATTGGGAGCGCCCGGGTCCGGCAAAGGGACACAGACTTCAATGCTCTTGAAACAAATTCCTCAATTGTCTTCACTTTCGTCTGGTGATATTTTACGTCAAGAAATCAAGTCAGAGTCTACATTGGGCCGCAAAGCTGCTACTTATATTGCTCAGGGGAAGTTACTGCCGGACGACCTCATAACGCAATTGATAACGTTTCGTCTTTCGAAAATGGGATGGTTGAAGCCGCCCGCTACATGGCTACTTGACGGATTCCCTCGAACCACCGCACAAGCTTCCACTTTGGATGGCATTTTGAAGCAACATAATACCGACTTGAACCTAGTGGTCGAGCTAGACGTGCCTGAATCCGCTATACTCGAAAGAATTGAGAACAGATATGTCCACGTTCCTAGTGGAAGAGTGTACAATTTACAATACAATCCTCCGAAAGTACCAGGCTTAGATGATATTACCGGTGAACCATTGACCAAGAGACTCGATGACACCGTGGAAgtgttcaagaaaagactggaagaattcaaaaaaactaacGAGCCCTTAAAAATGTATTACAAAAAGAGCGGACTTCTCTGCACTGTATCAGGGGAATCTTCAGACATCATATTCCCCAAGTTGTTGAACTTAATAACCAGCAAATTTGGCCAATAG